A genomic window from Methanobrevibacter sp. includes:
- a CDS encoding PH domain-containing protein gives MGLFDKVVGHAEVGGDTAIVDEYLAPGEEIIQSFHFIRDSVILTNYGIYTIDVQGLSGKKVEVKFFPKKTIKTISFESAGSFDLDVDIKIGVSNNPIILVEGGSMNVPISFKVPKAQAEEAKQIVHLVKEHYLL, from the coding sequence ATGGGATTATTCGATAAAGTAGTAGGTCATGCAGAAGTTGGTGGAGACACCGCAATCGTAGACGAATACCTCGCTCCAGGCGAAGAAATTATTCAATCTTTCCATTTTATAAGAGATTCAGTTATCTTAACTAATTATGGAATTTATACTATAGATGTACAAGGATTAAGTGGTAAAAAGGTAGAAGTAAAATTCTTCCCTAAAAAAACAATTAAAACCATTTCTTTTGAAAGCGCAGGATCATTTGATTTAGATGTTGATATTAAAATTGGTGTAAGCAACAACCCAATAATTTTGGTTGAAGGCGGATCAATGAATGTACCAATATCATTCAAAGTTCCAAAAGCACAAGCAGAAGAAGCAAAACAAATTGTACATTTAGTAAAAGAACACTATTTATTATAA
- a CDS encoding PAS domain-containing protein has translation MNFEDEPYKIETFENSLIKEHKSIKIAILIPHENNTNFIFQYMSPEFAKYYNTTSEKFIGRSIKLIYPTMSKNICSIVKNVYETKQKDTVYFYYYDNNELKYALKLNIQYTDAGYLSVLAEDYTAQIKITELSSLNKSSSYIQKTKKIAIGTRFNNGIHSWSDGIYEILEREPHSSDKTHNIIFDIVVPEEREKLEELKQFLRDNPKKAYEEIFSILTDTNKIKSIKIDIKKIFDDNNELIKTVAILYDVTEELKTQKNTEY, from the coding sequence TTGAATTTCGAAGATGAACCATACAAAATAGAAACATTCGAAAATTCATTAATTAAGGAACACAAAAGTATTAAAATCGCTATTTTAATACCTCATGAAAACAATACTAATTTTATTTTCCAATATATGAGTCCGGAATTTGCTAAATACTATAATACTACATCCGAAAAGTTTATTGGAAGATCAATTAAACTGATTTATCCAACAATGAGCAAAAATATATGTTCTATTGTTAAAAATGTTTATGAAACAAAACAAAAGGATACAGTCTATTTTTATTATTATGACAATAATGAATTAAAATATGCTCTTAAATTGAATATTCAATATACAGATGCTGGTTATTTGTCTGTTTTAGCAGAAGATTATACTGCCCAAATTAAAATTACAGAATTAAGTAGTTTGAATAAATCTTCATCATATATTCAAAAAACAAAAAAGATTGCAATCGGTACAAGATTCAACAATGGAATTCACAGTTGGAGTGATGGAATCTATGAAATTCTTGAAAGAGAACCCCATTCATCAGATAAAACACATAATATAATTTTTGATATTGTAGTTCCAGAAGAAAGAGAAAAACTTGAAGAACTCAAACAATTTTTAAGAGACAATCCTAAAAAAGCATACGAAGAAATATTTTCTATATTAACAGATACAAATAAAATTAAATCCATAAAAATTGATATAAAGAAAATATTTGATGATAATAATGAACTTATAAAAACAGTTGCAATTTTATATGATGTTACTGAAGAACTTAAAACCCAAAAAAATACAGAATACTAA
- a CDS encoding stage II sporulation protein M, whose translation MNRYLLIIKNEVKEALSESKNLIFLLFVIFIASVVLGIIFHDAIYDSISPVIDNMVELGGSDNLTISLMLNNIRANLLTYFLSILFAFMAFFSIIFNGLIIGVVGGTITANDPSNWIMFLALILPHGIFEIPSLVFSSAGGIFLFKFIFNTFKTLFKNNNTTLKESFLDSWDKNKSILKHSLVLLILSLVLMVIAGIIEGNFTLMFGEWIQSFF comes from the coding sequence ATGAATAGATATTTGTTGATTATTAAGAATGAAGTTAAAGAAGCATTATCTGAAAGCAAAAATTTAATATTTTTGTTATTTGTTATTTTTATTGCATCCGTTGTGCTTGGTATAATATTCCATGATGCAATTTATGATTCAATTTCTCCAGTTATAGATAATATGGTGGAACTGGGAGGATCTGATAATTTAACAATTTCTTTGATGCTTAATAATATTCGTGCTAATTTATTGACCTATTTTTTATCAATATTATTTGCATTTATGGCATTTTTCTCCATTATTTTTAATGGATTAATTATTGGTGTTGTTGGGGGTACAATTACTGCAAATGATCCATCTAATTGGATTATGTTCTTAGCTTTGATATTACCTCATGGAATTTTTGAAATTCCTTCATTGGTTTTTTCATCAGCAGGAGGGATTTTTTTATTCAAATTTATATTCAATACTTTCAAAACATTGTTTAAGAATAATAATACAACTCTAAAAGAGAGTTTTCTAGATTCATGGGATAAGAACAAGAGTATACTTAAACATTCACTTGTATTGCTGATTTTATCTTTGGTGTTGATGGTCATTGCAGGTATTATTGAAGGAAATTTTACATTAATGTTTGGTGAATGGATCCAATCTTTTTTCTAA
- a CDS encoding valine--tRNA ligase has translation MSNEEIPKDYDFKKEKFWEKKWEDEDIYKYIGDGSRPRYIIDTPPPYPTGLIHLGHVLNWVYIDMNARYRRLKGHDVLFPQGWDCHGLPTEVKVEETYGIKKNDVSRAQFREYCVDLTTKNIASMKSQMKAMGFSQDWNREFITMTPEYRRRTQYSFLKMYEEGLIYQGIHPVNWCPRCETAIAFAEVEYSDNTTFLNYVNFPPAVEDSYDDIVSSQASGKQADPKDEGILIATTRPELMAACVAVVIHPEDERYTHLLGKYVEVPLSHQKVKIIADEEVDPEFGTGAVMICTFGDKTDVSWVNKYDLEIIDIMDETGKLTEAAGRYAGMDLPSAKKQTIDDLDAEGYLLKQEQVDQNVGQCWRCKTPIEILVKKQWFVAVRELIKKTKDAAEEMNWVPEHMKSRMVNWADSMEWDWCISRQRIFATPIPVWYCKDCGKVMLPDAEDLPIDPTQDKPKHACECGCEEFIGEEDVLDTWMDSSISPLSIAGWPDEDYINHFPADIRPQGHDIIRTWAFYTTLRCLALTGQKPFSDIVINGMVFGEDGYKMSKSRGNVIGPEEVIEQYGADALRTWAANSVPGSDVAFDWKEIKHGYRFLRKFWNAFRFISMQIFDEEVSYDEVKDNLGPLDLWILSKLNNLNKTVDAAFAEYNYANTISSIEKFFWHDFCDEYIEAVKYRLYNDVSDESRRAAKYTLRCVIETSLKLLAPIVPFFVEEVYQYFDDQSIHTTSWPEINEELINEDVENKGETTVELIDEVRRFKSASKIPLNAELAEVNVYTSDKELVDVFNQFGEDIEGTLKINNLEISSGKPDVHEKIIEVEPDMSQIGPKFKGDAGKIIGYLKSTDIEEIANVLDESHELTIGDIVVPEDMLNIKKEIVGASGKKVDILQSENLDMIVEVIR, from the coding sequence ATGTCAAACGAAGAAATTCCTAAAGACTATGATTTTAAAAAAGAGAAGTTTTGGGAGAAAAAATGGGAAGATGAAGACATCTACAAATATATTGGAGATGGATCTCGTCCTAGATACATAATTGATACTCCCCCACCATACCCAACAGGACTTATACACTTAGGTCATGTTTTAAATTGGGTTTATATTGATATGAATGCAAGATACAGAAGATTAAAAGGTCATGATGTATTATTCCCACAAGGATGGGACTGCCACGGTCTTCCAACTGAAGTAAAAGTTGAAGAAACTTATGGAATCAAGAAAAATGATGTTTCTAGGGCTCAGTTCAGAGAATATTGTGTTGATTTAACCACTAAAAACATTGCTAGCATGAAATCTCAAATGAAAGCAATGGGTTTCTCACAAGACTGGAACCGTGAATTCATTACCATGACTCCGGAATACAGAAGAAGGACCCAATACTCTTTCTTGAAAATGTATGAAGAAGGATTAATCTATCAAGGTATCCACCCTGTAAACTGGTGTCCTCGTTGTGAAACAGCTATTGCTTTTGCAGAAGTTGAATACAGTGACAATACCACATTCTTGAACTATGTTAACTTCCCCCCTGCTGTAGAAGACTCATATGATGATATTGTATCTTCACAAGCATCAGGAAAACAAGCAGACCCTAAAGATGAAGGTATTTTAATTGCAACTACCAGGCCGGAATTAATGGCTGCTTGTGTGGCTGTTGTAATTCACCCGGAAGATGAAAGATACACTCATCTTTTAGGTAAATATGTGGAAGTACCATTATCACATCAAAAAGTAAAAATCATTGCAGATGAAGAAGTAGATCCTGAATTCGGTACAGGTGCAGTAATGATTTGTACATTTGGGGACAAAACTGACGTAAGTTGGGTAAACAAATATGACTTAGAAATCATTGACATTATGGATGAAACTGGTAAGTTAACCGAAGCAGCAGGAAGATATGCTGGAATGGACTTACCAAGTGCTAAAAAACAAACCATAGATGACTTGGATGCTGAAGGTTACTTATTAAAACAAGAACAAGTAGATCAAAATGTTGGTCAATGTTGGAGATGTAAAACTCCTATTGAGATTCTTGTTAAAAAACAATGGTTCGTAGCTGTAAGAGAATTAATCAAAAAGACTAAAGATGCAGCAGAAGAAATGAACTGGGTACCAGAACACATGAAATCCCGTATGGTAAACTGGGCGGATTCCATGGAATGGGACTGGTGTATTTCAAGACAAAGAATTTTTGCAACCCCAATTCCAGTATGGTACTGTAAAGACTGTGGAAAAGTCATGTTGCCTGATGCAGAAGATTTACCAATTGATCCAACTCAAGATAAACCTAAACATGCATGTGAATGCGGATGCGAAGAGTTTATTGGAGAAGAAGATGTTCTTGATACATGGATGGATTCATCCATTTCACCGTTATCCATTGCAGGATGGCCTGATGAAGACTACATTAATCACTTCCCAGCAGATATTCGTCCACAAGGACATGATATCATCCGTACATGGGCGTTCTACACAACACTTAGATGCTTAGCTCTCACTGGTCAAAAACCATTTTCAGATATTGTAATCAATGGTATGGTATTCGGTGAAGACGGATACAAAATGAGTAAATCCAGAGGAAACGTAATTGGTCCTGAAGAAGTTATTGAACAATACGGTGCAGATGCACTCAGAACATGGGCTGCAAACAGTGTACCTGGTTCAGATGTAGCATTTGACTGGAAAGAAATCAAACATGGATACCGTTTCTTAAGAAAATTCTGGAATGCATTCAGATTTATCAGCATGCAAATCTTTGATGAAGAAGTATCATACGATGAAGTTAAAGATAACTTAGGACCATTGGACTTATGGATTTTATCCAAACTCAACAACTTAAACAAGACTGTTGATGCTGCATTTGCTGAATACAACTATGCAAATACAATCAGTTCAATTGAAAAATTCTTCTGGCATGATTTCTGTGATGAGTATATTGAAGCTGTAAAATACAGATTATACAATGATGTATCAGATGAATCAAGAAGAGCAGCAAAATACACATTAAGATGTGTAATTGAAACATCCTTAAAATTACTTGCTCCTATCGTTCCGTTCTTTGTAGAAGAAGTATACCAATACTTCGATGATCAGTCAATTCATACAACTTCATGGCCTGAAATAAATGAAGAGTTAATTAATGAAGATGTGGAAAACAAAGGAGAAACTACAGTTGAATTAATCGATGAAGTAAGAAGATTCAAATCAGCATCTAAAATTCCATTAAATGCAGAACTTGCAGAAGTTAATGTATACACTTCTGATAAAGAATTAGTTGATGTATTTAATCAATTTGGTGAAGATATTGAAGGTACTTTAAAAATCAATAATTTAGAAATCAGTTCTGGAAAACCTGATGTACATGAAAAAATCATCGAAGTTGAACCGGATATGTCTCAAATTGGACCTAAATTCAAAGGAGATGCTGGTAAAATTATCGGTTATTTAAAATCTACTGATATTGAAGAAATCGCTAATGTCTTAGATGAATCTCATGAACTCACCATCGGTGATATTGTAGTTCCTGAAGATATGTTAAATATCAAAAAGGAGATTGTTGGTGCATCCGGTAAGAAGGTTGACATCTTACAATCTGAAAACTTAGATATGATTGTTGAAGTAATTAGATAG
- the pheT gene encoding phenylalanine--tRNA ligase subunit beta yields the protein MPVITFKYQDLKDLGIDMEKDELIDTLPMMSSDIEDFDDEEIKVEFFPNRPDNLSVEGVARSFKGFIGQEVGFPDYKVEESGEYVTVDEDVAAIRPYIAFAKIDNVDFSGDKLKYIMDFQENLHWVIGRDRKKVAIGIHNADVVNSPIKYIATPKDANAFVPLEKDIAMTPEEVLTEHDKGKDYAHLIQDFEKYPLILDKDDNVLSMPPIINGELTKIKEDVHNIIVDVTGTDEKAVNQTLNIICSSFAEVGGQIKSMEIRYEDKTIITPDLTPQEMNVHVDTANELIGGTNLTAEDIKELLLKARFDAEIINENEVKAIIPSYRVDILHEVDIVENIAVQYHINDVVAELPDINTVAYENNWFKAEATIREVMIAMGFQEVMSLMLTNEEAHYEKMNQEEKPHVQVARPITIDRTMIRTSLINSLMEFLEDNKHEDLPQKIFEIGDVLYLDETKENKTVSSKKLAALVCHSTANFTEIKSIMSTVLSNLGYTMEITDSENKTFIEGRAADVTGKAQKGTIKGFFGEVSPEVITNFTLDYPVIAFEIEFINK from the coding sequence ATGCCAGTTATAACATTCAAATATCAAGATTTAAAAGATTTAGGAATAGATATGGAAAAAGATGAACTAATTGACACATTACCAATGATGTCTAGTGATATTGAAGACTTTGATGATGAAGAAATCAAAGTAGAATTCTTCCCTAACAGACCGGACAATTTATCTGTTGAAGGAGTAGCCAGATCATTTAAAGGATTCATTGGTCAAGAAGTAGGTTTTCCAGACTATAAAGTTGAAGAATCTGGCGAATATGTTACCGTAGATGAAGATGTTGCAGCAATTAGACCATATATTGCTTTTGCTAAAATCGATAACGTTGATTTTTCAGGAGACAAACTCAAATATATTATGGATTTCCAAGAAAACCTTCACTGGGTTATTGGAAGAGACAGGAAAAAAGTTGCTATCGGTATTCACAATGCTGATGTAGTAAATAGTCCTATCAAATACATTGCAACTCCAAAAGATGCAAATGCATTTGTTCCACTCGAAAAAGACATTGCAATGACTCCAGAAGAAGTTTTAACAGAACATGATAAAGGTAAAGATTATGCTCATTTAATCCAAGATTTCGAGAAATATCCATTAATTCTTGATAAAGACGATAATGTATTATCTATGCCTCCAATCATTAACGGAGAATTGACCAAAATCAAAGAAGACGTGCATAATATCATTGTTGATGTAACTGGTACTGACGAAAAAGCAGTTAATCAAACATTAAACATCATCTGCTCATCATTTGCAGAAGTTGGTGGACAAATAAAATCCATGGAAATTAGATATGAAGATAAAACTATCATTACTCCTGACTTAACTCCACAGGAAATGAATGTTCATGTAGATACTGCAAATGAATTAATTGGTGGAACCAACTTAACTGCAGAAGACATTAAAGAATTATTATTAAAAGCACGTTTTGATGCTGAAATTATAAATGAAAATGAAGTAAAAGCAATTATTCCTTCATACCGTGTAGACATATTGCACGAAGTGGATATTGTTGAAAACATTGCGGTACAATACCACATAAACGATGTAGTTGCTGAACTTCCAGACATTAACACAGTAGCTTATGAAAACAACTGGTTTAAGGCAGAAGCAACAATTCGTGAAGTAATGATTGCAATGGGATTCCAGGAAGTAATGAGTTTAATGCTTACCAATGAAGAAGCACATTACGAAAAAATGAATCAAGAAGAAAAACCTCATGTTCAAGTTGCAAGACCTATCACAATTGACAGAACCATGATTAGAACCAGCTTGATTAACTCACTTATGGAATTCTTGGAAGACAACAAACACGAAGATTTACCTCAAAAAATCTTTGAAATCGGAGATGTATTATATTTAGATGAAACTAAAGAAAACAAAACTGTTTCCTCTAAAAAATTAGCTGCACTCGTTTGTCATTCAACTGCTAACTTCACTGAAATCAAATCAATTATGAGTACTGTATTATCCAACCTCGGATACACAATGGAAATTACAGACAGTGAAAACAAAACTTTCATTGAAGGAAGAGCAGCAGATGTAACAGGTAAAGCTCAAAAAGGTACAATCAAAGGATTCTTTGGTGAAGTATCCCCTGAAGTTATCACAAACTTTACCTTAGATTACCCAGTAATTGCATTTGAAATAGAATTTATTAACAAATAA
- a CDS encoding secondary thiamine-phosphate synthase enzyme YjbQ, which produces MTIKFNSLKINTNKNFEIIDITAKINEIIDIDDGIISIFSKHSTSAIVVNENESGLLNDFEFMLNNLISDKFSYDHDRIDNNARSHLMSFLLSSSETLPIKNGKLDLGTWQSVFFIELDGPRNNRTVTLTMVGE; this is translated from the coding sequence ATGACTATCAAATTTAATTCTTTAAAAATTAATACCAATAAAAACTTTGAAATCATTGACATCACTGCCAAAATTAATGAAATAATTGATATTGATGATGGGATAATTTCTATTTTTTCAAAACATTCGACATCAGCTATTGTTGTTAATGAAAATGAGTCAGGATTACTGAATGATTTTGAATTCATGTTGAATAATCTGATTTCAGACAAATTCAGTTATGATCATGATAGGATTGATAACAATGCAAGGTCACATTTAATGTCATTTTTGCTATCATCAAGTGAGACACTACCTATTAAAAACGGAAAACTTGATTTGGGTACTTGGCAATCAGTATTTTTCATAGAACTAGATGGGCCAAGAAACAATAGGACAGTAACTTTGACAATGGTTGGTGAATAA